CGACGATGCCCGCAAGGCGACTGATCAGTTTATCGCGACCTACGGCATGAAGCAGCCGGCGACCACGCGCTTGAAGGTCGCCGCCAAGCGTCCGGCCGCGAAAAAAGTGGCAAAGAAGAAGTAGGGCGATAGTCCGGATCTCACATACGCGGCGCACGAGAGTGCGCCTCGTGTCGCACCACAGAAGTCGAGCCGCATTCTAGAGGCTCTAGAGCGAACGGTAGGTGTGCATTCCTGCGCAGTTCAAATCGGGAATTGTTGATAGACTAGATTCGTTTGATCGAGGGGTTCAGGTGAGTTGAATGAGCACCATCCTGGTAGTTTTCGGCATCGTTGTAGCAGCCATCATCTTGTTGCGCTTTCTGGGAAGTGGATACATTACAAAGAAAACCATGATGGCCTCTTACTTCGCTGCGCGAGAATCTCTCGGCCCAGATGTCGCTGAAGAAGAAGTCCTCTGCAGTGTACTGAAAACTCGTCCACCGTTCCGCCGTTATACTGAGGAAATGCTAAGAGACATTGTAGCAATGTGCCCCGACATCAATGCGCTTACAGCGTTCGTTATTGGATTTGACAAACATAAGACGCGATAATGGATTGGCGCGATTTCTCTCCGTAGCACTCGTCGCAGCTCCGAGAAAGGTCCCCATTGACTGACAACACAAGAATCGATAGAGACGCAAATCCGGTCAAGAAATCAGACGTGCTCGATATCTACACCGATGGTGCTTCTCGGAACAATCCCGGTAAAGGGTCTGGAGCATTCATCTTTGTGCTGAAGGATGACATTATCTGTAGTGATGCACAGTACTTCGGTGACATTACGAATAATCAAGCGGAGTACAAGGCGCTAATCATGGCTCTAGACCGCGTGATTGAGTTCACTCGATGGCACATCCGGATTCACTCCGATAGTGAGTTACTTATTAAGCAGATGAGCGGCGATTGGCGTGTGAAGGAACCGATGCTTAAGGAGCTATATCGAGAAGCAGGCGAGTTGGAGAAGGGGATTCAGAAGATAGAGTACCTACATGTGCCACGGAGCAATCGCTTCATCAAGATCGTTGACAAGATGTGTAACGAGTGTCTTGACAAGAATCTCAAGTGACTCGGTTTCGCGTCCCCCTTGATCATAACGTCCCACGAAGCTCTCCGCAAGTCATGAGATTCCCACCGCACCGCGTGGTCTACTGAACTCACGCGTACCTTTGGCTGTTATACCCCACCCATAGGATGGAGACTCTATAGCTTTCTACGCGGCAATGCTCCTCCTGCAACTTTGACGTACCGCCCACCTGCCCCCCCACGTTCTTACCTACCTCCACTCCATGCATTTCGCATCAAGGCAAGTGTTCATCGACGACACCGAGATTCAGGGGGATAATCTGAACGCGCTCTTCGCCGACCTCAACGATGCCGCCCTGTTCGAACCCAATGTCTGCGCCAAATGGTCGATCAAGGATATGGTCGCCCAAACCGGTACCCCCGCCTATCCATTCCCTTGATCATCAAGA
This sequence is a window from Candidatus Zixiibacteriota bacterium. Protein-coding genes within it:
- a CDS encoding ribonuclease HI family protein, which translates into the protein MTDNTRIDRDANPVKKSDVLDIYTDGASRNNPGKGSGAFIFVLKDDIICSDAQYFGDITNNQAEYKALIMALDRVIEFTRWHIRIHSDSELLIKQMSGDWRVKEPMLKELYREAGELEKGIQKIEYLHVPRSNRFIKIVDKMCNECLDKNLK